From the genome of Bacteroidota bacterium:
AAGCAAAAACTTTTTCAAGAGAATCGGTTGCGCAGAAAAATAAAATAGAAAAAACATTTCAGCATACAAAACTCCTGGCGAAAATTTCGGAAGAGATTGCTTCCTCTTTATCGGTGGAAGAAATTATTTCCCGCGTTTATAAAAGCGTGAACGATATGATGGATGCTTCGGTGTTCGCCATTGGTCTTCACATGCCCGAAACAAATGAACTTTATTATCCGGGCGATATTGAGAAAGGAGAAAAACTTCCGCCCAATTCTACTTCGTTGGAGGAAGAAAAGAAAACCGCTGTAAAATGCTTTAAGAATAAAAAAGAATTTTTCATTAACGACTGGGAAAATTTTTATTTCCGGGAGCACGGTGTTCTTCCTCCGAAAGCCGATGTGGGCGATACGCCTTCTTCCATTATTTATTTGCCGTTGTTGATTAAGGAAAAACCGATGGGAGTTCTCACCGTGCAGAGTTTCCGGAAGAATGCATATACGGAATATCACCTGAATATTCTCCGCGCGCTGGCGGTTTCCACTGCAAAGTCGCTCGAGAACGCGCGGCTGTATGAAAACATGGAAGGAGAAGTGAAAGCGCGCACGGTGGAAATTAGAAAGCAGAAAGAAGAAATTGAACAAACATATCAGAATGTAAAACTTCTCAGCGAAATAGGGCAGAAGATTACTTCAAGTTTATCAGTGGAAAAAATTATTGTAACGGTGTATGACCACATCAATCAACTCATGGACGCTTCGAGTTTCTGGATTGGAATTTACAACGAAGAAAAACAAACGCTCGATTACCCGATGGGAATTGAGCGCGGGCAGCATCTTTCCTTTGCGCATTATAATTTATCAGATGATTACTGGATTCCCGTCTGGTCGTTCAAAAATAAGAAAGAAGTTTTTGTGAATGATTACGAGCGCGAGTACAACAAGTACATTCCCAGCCGCCCGCTGCCGAAAGCCATTGCAGGAGAAGCCCCGCAGTCATCCATCTGGATTCCGCTTTTTACAAAAGATAAAAAGCAACTTGGCATTCTCACCATTCAGAGTTTTCAGAAAAATGCCTACACGGAATTTCATCTCAATGTGGCGCGGAACCTTGCGCTCTTCACTGCCATTGCCCTTGAAAATGCTTTGCTATACGAAGAGTTAATGAATAAAAATAAAGACATTACTGACAGCATTAACTACGCGAAAAAAATTCAGAACACCATTCTCCCTTCCGAAGAAAAAATAAAAGAACTTTTGCCCGAATCATTTATTCTCTACAAGCCGAAAGATATTGTGAGCGGAGATTTTTATTTTATTGACCGCGCGCATGGAAACGGAAAAATAATTGCAGCCGCTGTTGATTGCACCGGGCATGGAGTTCCCGGAGCATTTCTCACCATTGTTGGAAATGATTTGCTCGATAACATTATCAATGAAAGAGGAATCACAAACCCGAAAGAAATTATTTCTGAAATGAACGAAGGAATCATTCACCGCCTTTCGCTCGTGGACGATGTGCAGCATTTGCGCGATGGAATGGATATGGCGGTATGCACCATTGACAAATCATCGAATCAACTTTCTTTGCTTTATTCAGGTGCGTACAACCCGCTGTATTTTATCCGTGATGGAAAATTAATTGAGATGGATGCCATTCGTTTCAACATCGGGAGCATTCCGGAAACTGCGAAAGAAAAAATTTCCTGCCATACGATGGAAATTGAAAAGGGAGATACGGTATATCTTTTTTCCGATGGCTATGCCGACCAGTTGAATCACGACACGGGAAAAAAATTTATGAAGGGAAGATTCAAGCAACTGCTTCTCGATATTCATCAGAAACCCATGAGCGAGCAAAAACAAATTCTCGAAGCAACACATATTGAATGGAAACACGGGCTTTTTCAAACCGATGATATTCTGGTAATGGGATTTCGTTTCTGAACTTTTTTACCTTTGTGCTTAATGAGCAACATTCTTCTGAATTCAACTGCGAAAACTCCCGAAGTGCGTTTTGATTCCGCTTCGGGAATTCTTGAAATTGAAGGACGGCTCATTCCCGAAAATCCCGATGAGTTTTTTTCCGTGCTTTACAACTCGCTGAATTCTTTCAAGAGGGATAATTCTGAAAATACTATTCTTCTTCGCCTTCATTATTACAATACAACGTCTTCGAAACGCCTGCTGCATTTTTTTCAGAAAGCGGAAGAACTTTATCAAAGCGGCTGCAAACTGAAAATCATCTGGGAGTACGAAGATGGCGATGACGATTCCATGCGCGATGGAGAGGATTACCAGCAGTTGCTCAAGATTCCTTTCGAAGTGAAACTTGAATAAATACTTCCGTTGCTTTCTGATTTTTCTCGCCTAAAATTTTATCTTTGTTTTCATTTTTGAAACATGTTAATCAAATCTATTTCGGGAATCCGCGGAACCATTGGAGGAAAATCGGGAGAGAATCTTACGCCTGCCGATATTGTAAAATTTACTTCTGCTTATGGCGCATGGACGCTGAATCAGCGGGCAAAATCTAAAAAACAATCCCGATATGTATCGGGAGCAAAAGTTGTGATTGGCAGAGATGCGCGCATGTCGGGCGAAATGGTGAGCAAACTGGTTTCATCCACGCTTCTCGGAATGGGAATTGATGTAATTGATATAGGACTTTCCACAACTCCCACAGTAGAAATTGCTGTAACCGATGAAAAAGCCGATGGTGGAATCATCATCACCGCAAGCCATAATCCGAAACAATGGAACGCGCTGAAACTTTTAAATGCTGACGGAGAATTTATTTCTGAAAAAGACGGACAGCAGGTTTTGAAAATTGCAGAAGACGATAAATTTATTTTTGAAGAAGTTCATTCGCTGGGCGAGCGAACTGAAAAAAATGAGTACATCAAAAAACACATAGATAAAATTCTTGCGCTTGATTTGGTGGATAAAAAAGCAATTAAAGAAAAAAAGTTTCGCATTGCAGTGGATGCGGTGAATTCCACAGGAGGAATTGCAGTACCCATGCTGCTCGAAGCGCTGGGCGTGGAAGAAATTTTCAAAGTAAACTGCGAACCCACCGGTGACTTTGCGCATAATCCCGAACCGCTTCCTGAAAATCTTTATGAACTTTCAAAAGTTGTCATGAAGAAACGCGCGCATCTCGGCATTGCCGTTGACCCCGATGTTGACCGGCTCGCTTTAATT
Proteins encoded in this window:
- a CDS encoding GAF domain-containing protein, with amino-acid sequence MRKPKHINKEFETLKVLGDIGRDITSSLDSEKILFTVYEKVNKLMDATVFGIGLYDAKKKIIDYQLAIAEKKKYKPYSRNMKDKNQFPVWCIENKKPVFINNVSQEYKKYIKKYFDSNRELEDGSTERIIHSMLYQPIIVKKKVLGIISVQSYRKNAYDKFQLEILQNIASYTGIAIENARLLTEAKTFSRESVAQKNKIEKTFQHTKLLAKISEEIASSLSVEEIISRVYKSVNDMMDASVFAIGLHMPETNELYYPGDIEKGEKLPPNSTSLEEEKKTAVKCFKNKKEFFINDWENFYFREHGVLPPKADVGDTPSSIIYLPLLIKEKPMGVLTVQSFRKNAYTEYHLNILRALAVSTAKSLENARLYENMEGEVKARTVEIRKQKEEIEQTYQNVKLLSEIGQKITSSLSVEKIIVTVYDHINQLMDASSFWIGIYNEEKQTLDYPMGIERGQHLSFAHYNLSDDYWIPVWSFKNKKEVFVNDYEREYNKYIPSRPLPKAIAGEAPQSSIWIPLFTKDKKQLGILTIQSFQKNAYTEFHLNVARNLALFTAIALENALLYEELMNKNKDITDSINYAKKIQNTILPSEEKIKELLPESFILYKPKDIVSGDFYFIDRAHGNGKIIAAAVDCTGHGVPGAFLTIVGNDLLDNIINERGITNPKEIISEMNEGIIHRLSLVDDVQHLRDGMDMAVCTIDKSSNQLSLLYSGAYNPLYFIRDGKLIEMDAIRFNIGSIPETAKEKISCHTMEIEKGDTVYLFSDGYADQLNHDTGKKFMKGRFKQLLLDIHQKPMSEQKQILEATHIEWKHGLFQTDDILVMGFRF
- a CDS encoding DUF1987 domain-containing protein, with product MSNILLNSTAKTPEVRFDSASGILEIEGRLIPENPDEFFSVLYNSLNSFKRDNSENTILLRLHYYNTTSSKRLLHFFQKAEELYQSGCKLKIIWEYEDGDDDSMRDGEDYQQLLKIPFEVKLE
- the glmM gene encoding phosphoglucosamine mutase, with amino-acid sequence MLIKSISGIRGTIGGKSGENLTPADIVKFTSAYGAWTLNQRAKSKKQSRYVSGAKVVIGRDARMSGEMVSKLVSSTLLGMGIDVIDIGLSTTPTVEIAVTDEKADGGIIITASHNPKQWNALKLLNADGEFISEKDGQQVLKIAEDDKFIFEEVHSLGERTEKNEYIKKHIDKILALDLVDKKAIKEKKFRIAVDAVNSTGGIAVPMLLEALGVEEIFKVNCEPTGDFAHNPEPLPENLYELSKVVMKKRAHLGIAVDPDVDRLALISEDGEMFGEEYTLVAVADYVLKNSKKAVPAGRQGNTVSNLSSTRALKDVTEKHGGNYFASAVGEVNVVEMMKKHKAVIGGEGNGGVIYPELHYGRDALVGIALFLTHLAKFGKSCSMLRSTYPNYHISKNKIEIINGIDVGKLLIGVKEKYKKQPMNEADGIKIEFGKEWVHLRRSNTEPIIRIYSESESQSTADNLAKKIISDIKELIKSNRNAN